A genomic segment from Clostridium pasteurianum BC1 encodes:
- a CDS encoding ferritin family protein gives MSYTNPYGQPQGIAIRNTNKLREILIAEIDAINGYADHIANSNMEDINAAWKSIMGDEKKHYGMILSLLRKYDPLQYQAYKDHIGNKLGPKSPMQTYTPNYDKQIILNNVRDDIKGEFEAVILYEQQLASIPYNDVRYALYSIINEEKGHAEHLTQLLLKYDTDKYNGLE, from the coding sequence ATGAGTTACACTAATCCATATGGCCAACCACAAGGAATTGCGATACGTAATACAAATAAATTAAGGGAGATATTAATAGCTGAAATTGATGCGATAAACGGTTACGCTGACCATATTGCAAATTCAAACATGGAAGACATTAATGCAGCTTGGAAAAGTATCATGGGAGATGAAAAAAAACACTATGGTATGATTCTTTCATTGCTTCGTAAATATGACCCATTACAATATCAAGCATATAAAGATCATATTGGCAATAAATTAGGCCCTAAGTCACCTATGCAAACATATACACCAAACTACGATAAACAGATAATCTTAAATAATGTAAGAGACGACATAAAAGGCGAATTTGAAGCTGTTATCCTATATGAACAGCAGTTAGCTAGTATCCCCTATAATGATGTCCGTTATGCATTGTATTCAATAATTAATGAAGAAAAGGGGCATGCCGAGCATTTAACACAGCTATTATTAAAATATGATACAGATAAATATAACGGTCTTGAATAA